One window of the Lactococcus lactis genome contains the following:
- a CDS encoding low molecular weight protein-tyrosine-phosphatase, giving the protein MEKIVFVCLGNICRSPMAEFVMKDLVEKAGNESNFLIESRATSSWEHGNPIHSGTQTKLKEQKIAFDLQKGSQKISSEDFYEFDKIIAMDESNLENLRKMAPEGTSQKIAMLLEQGVPDPWFTGDFQETYQLVKTGCQRLLDEIV; this is encoded by the coding sequence ATGGAAAAGATTGTTTTTGTCTGTTTAGGAAATATTTGTCGTAGCCCAATGGCAGAATTTGTCATGAAAGATTTAGTTGAAAAGGCAGGAAATGAATCAAATTTTTTGATTGAAAGTCGAGCAACTTCTTCTTGGGAGCATGGAAATCCAATTCATTCTGGAACCCAAACAAAACTAAAAGAACAAAAGATTGCTTTTGACCTTCAAAAAGGAAGTCAAAAAATCAGTAGTGAAGATTTTTATGAATTTGATAAAATTATCGCAATGGATGAATCCAATTTAGAAAATCTTAGAAAAATGGCACCAGAAGGAACGAGTCAAAAAATCGCGATGCTTTTAGAACAAGGTGTTCCAGATCCATGGTTTACGGGCGATTTCCAAGAAACTTATCAACTTGTTAAGACGGGTTGTCAAAGATTATTGGATGAAATTGTATAA
- the ruvA gene encoding Holliday junction branch migration protein RuvA: MFEYLNGKLVKISPTNIVIDVAGIGYLISVANPYAWSALMNTEVKIYVHQVIREDAHSLYGFVNEAEKALFLRLISVSGIGPKSALAIIAAADNEGLITAIDNSDIKYLTKFPGVGKKTAMQMVLDLAGKFDATGTVGISLLDAGPAGNLALEEAIEALQALGYKATELKKIEKKLAQETGLTSEEYIKSALKLMMK; encoded by the coding sequence ATGTTTGAATATCTTAATGGAAAATTAGTAAAAATTTCCCCAACAAATATTGTAATTGATGTAGCAGGAATTGGTTATCTTATCAGTGTAGCTAACCCTTACGCTTGGTCTGCTTTGATGAACACAGAAGTAAAAATTTATGTTCATCAAGTCATTCGCGAAGATGCCCACAGCCTCTATGGTTTTGTTAACGAGGCCGAAAAAGCTTTATTCTTACGTCTGATCAGCGTTTCTGGGATTGGGCCAAAATCAGCTCTGGCCATCATTGCGGCGGCTGATAACGAAGGTTTAATCACTGCTATTGACAATAGTGATATCAAGTATTTAACTAAATTTCCAGGAGTTGGTAAAAAAACAGCCATGCAGATGGTGCTTGATTTGGCTGGGAAATTTGATGCGACAGGAACTGTAGGTATTTCTCTTCTTGATGCTGGACCTGCTGGCAATCTTGCTTTGGAAGAAGCGATTGAAGCGCTGCAAGCTTTGGGTTATAAAGCAACAGAATTGAAGAAAATTGAGAAAAAATTAGCTCAAGAAACAGGTCTGACCAGCGAAGAATATATCAAATCAGCCTTAAAACTTATGATGAAATAA
- a CDS encoding ABC transporter permease → MKYFKFELKKFILNKRNRYLLALISSLIIVYSVYNTISFTNIFKNNITSLVQEVQTNEKSVQDNIETTEESLKTTKVKAEDDNLNNTLSDLKQKDNIYQKQIAAIGVNDINEYYHLQKEIDQLYFKQNGNQSSSGQDKFLKAEIKYIKTVQERKLDFEAMPTMQSHAFGNFHQQFIPILTSSLFIVLFASMVSILVATSYESKENRFYRFAGIDLQKNLIIKVLSGTLATFAWIIISSIIYFLVIGVVNGFGAWNYPAYLGDSDLKTGFTLTNLTIPNGILDLGSILYLFFVIFFLASLGALISVFVKRSMVVVGVIALFVMGYSMIGNVSWIISIRRFVPLSYLEPLKLFGNPSALFGKYSILIGAGYLLSLSVLFLLISVFIIKNQKTRRIS, encoded by the coding sequence ATGAAATACTTCAAATTTGAATTAAAAAAGTTTATTCTAAACAAAAGAAACAGATACTTATTAGCTTTGATTTCTTCCTTAATCATAGTTTATAGTGTATATAATACAATTTCTTTTACTAATATTTTTAAAAATAACATCACTAGCCTTGTTCAAGAGGTACAGACTAATGAAAAATCAGTTCAGGATAACATTGAAACTACTGAAGAAAGCCTAAAAACCACAAAAGTGAAGGCAGAAGATGATAATCTAAATAATACATTGAGTGACTTAAAGCAAAAAGATAACATCTATCAAAAACAAATCGCAGCTATAGGCGTCAATGACATTAATGAATATTATCATTTACAAAAAGAAATTGACCAGTTGTATTTTAAACAAAATGGTAACCAATCATCATCTGGTCAAGATAAATTCCTGAAAGCAGAAATTAAGTATATCAAGACAGTTCAAGAGAGAAAGTTAGATTTTGAAGCAATGCCTACCATGCAATCTCATGCTTTTGGAAATTTTCATCAGCAGTTCATTCCAATTTTAACGAGTAGTCTATTCATTGTCTTATTTGCTTCCATGGTTTCAATCCTTGTCGCCACTAGTTATGAATCAAAAGAAAACAGATTTTATCGATTTGCGGGAATTGATTTGCAGAAAAATTTAATTATAAAAGTTTTATCTGGAACTTTAGCGACCTTTGCTTGGATTATTATTTCTAGTATCATTTATTTTCTGGTAATTGGGGTGGTGAATGGTTTTGGAGCATGGAATTATCCCGCCTATCTTGGTGATTCGGATTTGAAAACAGGATTTACTTTGACTAATCTCACAATTCCAAATGGAATTTTGGATTTAGGAAGTATCCTCTATCTGTTTTTTGTCATCTTTTTCTTGGCTTCATTAGGTGCCTTGATTTCTGTTTTTGTAAAACGGAGTATGGTTGTTGTTGGGGTTATAGCTCTATTTGTCATGGGATATTCGATGATAGGAAATGTTTCTTGGATAATTTCAATTAGACGTTTTGTGCCACTTTCTTATCTTGAACCTCTAAAACTTTTTGGAAATCCTAGTGCTCTTTTTGGAAAATATTCTATATTAATCGGGGCTGGCTATCTACTTTCTTTAAGTGTATTATTTTTGCTCATCTCTGTCTTCATTATTAAAAATCAAAAAACAAGGAGAATCTCATGA
- a CDS encoding AAA family ATPase, whose protein sequence is MILKIKNLKIPDIAPLNFEISENGLYGLIGRNGIGKSTLFGILSGEIGFSQGEIENGRVAYLPDVESFEESLKMHDYFKILKNSEQDRARELSLTFGADKFAKKRIGQFSLGMKELFATILSFSIDCDILIIDELFSGLDVSKKALVYEEVKKIAQEKIVLLTSHNLKEIEHFCDQAYLLS, encoded by the coding sequence ATGATATTAAAAATAAAAAATTTAAAGATACCAGACATTGCTCCGCTTAATTTTGAGATTTCTGAAAATGGTTTGTACGGTCTGATTGGACGAAATGGGATTGGGAAAAGTACACTTTTCGGCATTCTTTCAGGAGAAATTGGATTTTCTCAAGGAGAAATAGAAAATGGGCGTGTCGCTTATCTTCCCGATGTAGAATCTTTTGAAGAAAGTTTAAAAATGCATGATTATTTTAAAATTTTGAAAAATAGTGAACAGGATAGAGCAAGAGAGTTAAGTCTTACTTTTGGTGCAGATAAATTTGCGAAAAAGAGAATTGGCCAATTTTCTTTAGGAATGAAAGAGCTTTTTGCGACAATTTTATCATTTTCTATCGACTGTGATATTTTAATCATTGACGAGCTATTCAGTGGGCTTGACGTTTCCAAAAAAGCCCTAGTTTATGAAGAAGTGAAAAAAATCGCTCAAGAAAAAATTGTTTTATTAACCTCACACAATCTCAAGGAAATTGAACATTTCTGTGACCAAGCTTATCTATTGTCCTAA
- the mutL gene encoding DNA mismatch repair endonuclease MutL — protein sequence MGKIIELNEALANQIAAGEVVERPASVVKELVENSIDAGSSKIIINVEEAGLRLIEVIDDGLGLEKEDVALALRRHATSKIKDSADLFRIRTLGFRGEALPSIASVSQMTIETSTAEEESGTKLVAKGGNIETLEPLAKRVGTKISVANLFYNTPARLKYIKSLQAELSHITDIINRLSLAHPEISFTLVNEGKEFLKTAGNGDLRQVIAAIYGIGTAKKMRQIKGSDLDFELTGYVSIPELTRANRNYITILINGRFIKNFLLNRAILEGYGNRLMVGRFPFAILSIKIDPTLADVNVHPTKQEVRLSKERELMALISKAIDEALSEGVLIPEALENLQGRAKEKETLSVQTELPLQNNPLYYDNVRQDFYVREEATFKINKNQASNDSSEQTFDNFTENQLNTDAVSEKMTDRTVESTTEITDNSLENTVSNFEIDFDNEAKISQSSTFPQLEYLAQLHATYLLCQSKEGLYLVDQHAAQERIKYEYWKDKIGEVSMEQQILLAPYLFILAKNDFIVLAEKKDLLHEAGVFLEEYGENQFILREHPIWLKETEIEKSINEMIDIILSSKEFSLKKYRHDLAAMVACKSSIKANHPLDAESARALLAELATCKNPYSCAHGRPTIVHFSGDDIQKMFRRIQETHRSKAASWKDFE from the coding sequence GTGGGAAAAATTATTGAACTAAATGAAGCGCTCGCCAATCAAATTGCTGCTGGAGAGGTGGTTGAGCGGCCTGCTAGTGTTGTCAAAGAATTAGTCGAAAACTCAATTGATGCTGGAAGCAGTAAAATTATTATCAATGTTGAAGAAGCTGGTTTGCGGTTAATTGAAGTCATTGATGATGGTTTGGGTTTGGAAAAAGAAGATGTGGCTTTGGCTTTACGTCGTCATGCAACAAGTAAAATCAAGGATTCGGCAGATTTGTTTCGGATTAGAACACTTGGTTTTCGGGGGGAGGCTCTGCCATCAATCGCTTCTGTCAGCCAGATGACCATTGAAACAAGTACGGCTGAGGAAGAATCAGGAACAAAACTAGTTGCTAAAGGTGGAAATATCGAAACTTTAGAACCACTTGCTAAGCGAGTGGGGACGAAAATTTCTGTTGCTAATCTTTTTTATAATACACCAGCAAGACTCAAGTATATCAAGTCCTTGCAGGCTGAACTTTCTCATATCACAGACATCATCAACCGATTGAGTCTGGCTCATCCAGAGATTTCCTTTACTTTAGTTAATGAGGGTAAAGAATTTTTGAAAACGGCTGGAAATGGTGATTTACGCCAGGTTATTGCTGCAATTTATGGCATAGGGACAGCGAAAAAAATGCGTCAAATCAAGGGCTCAGACTTAGATTTTGAACTAACAGGTTATGTCAGCATACCAGAGCTGACAAGGGCTAATCGTAATTATATTACGATTTTAATAAATGGTCGATTTATCAAAAACTTTTTATTGAATCGGGCAATTTTAGAAGGATATGGCAATCGATTGATGGTGGGACGGTTCCCTTTTGCTATTTTATCGATTAAAATTGACCCAACACTTGCTGATGTTAATGTTCATCCGACAAAACAAGAGGTGCGTTTGTCTAAAGAGCGTGAATTGATGGCTTTAATTTCTAAAGCAATTGATGAGGCTTTATCAGAAGGTGTTTTGATTCCAGAAGCTTTGGAAAATTTGCAAGGAAGAGCTAAAGAAAAGGAAACTCTTTCTGTTCAAACGGAACTTCCTTTGCAAAATAATCCTTTATATTATGATAATGTTCGCCAAGATTTTTATGTCAGAGAAGAGGCAACTTTTAAAATCAATAAAAATCAAGCTTCAAATGATTCGTCTGAACAAACTTTTGATAATTTTACAGAAAATCAACTTAATACAGATGCTGTCAGTGAAAAAATGACTGACAGAACTGTGGAAAGTACTACTGAAATTACTGACAACAGTCTAGAAAATACTGTCAGCAACTTTGAAATTGATTTTGATAATGAAGCAAAGATAAGTCAGTCATCAACTTTTCCGCAGCTTGAATACTTGGCACAATTGCATGCGACTTATTTACTTTGTCAGTCCAAAGAAGGACTTTACTTGGTTGACCAACATGCGGCTCAAGAGCGAATCAAATATGAGTATTGGAAAGATAAAATTGGTGAGGTCAGTATGGAGCAACAAATTTTACTTGCACCATATTTGTTCATTTTAGCCAAAAATGATTTTATTGTTTTAGCCGAGAAGAAAGATTTGTTGCATGAAGCCGGTGTTTTCTTAGAAGAATACGGAGAAAATCAATTCATTTTAAGAGAACATCCAATCTGGTTAAAAGAAACCGAGATAGAGAAATCAATTAATGAAATGATTGATATTATTCTCTCATCAAAAGAATTTTCACTCAAAAAATATCGTCATGATTTAGCTGCAATGGTTGCTTGTAAAAGTTCAATTAAAGCTAATCATCCCCTTGACGCCGAGTCAGCTAGAGCTTTACTCGCAGAATTAGCAACTTGTAAAAATCCTTATAGTTGTGCGCATGGACGGCCAACGATTGTTCATTTTTCAGGGGATGACATTCAAAAAATGTTCCGGAGAATCCAAGAAACGCATCGTTCAAAAGCAGCTTCGTGGAAAGATTTTGAGTAA
- the glnA gene encoding type I glutamate--ammonia ligase, whose protein sequence is MTITAADIRRDVKEKDIKFLRLMFTDILGTLKNVEVPATDEQLDKLFENKMMFDGSSIEGFVRINESDMYLYPDLDTWIVFPWGDEYGKVAGVICDVYTPEGEPFAGDPRGVLKRNLKSMEKLGFKSFNLGPEPEFFLFKLNENDEPTLEVNDKGGYFDLAPTDLAGNTRREIVNVLTDLGFEVEASHHEVAIGQHEIDFKYANALKACDNIQIFKLVVKTIARKHGLHATFMAKPVHGINGSGMHCNMSLFTEDGANAFADPTGDMGLSDVAHSFIAGLLKHAYNFTAITNPTVNSYKRLVPGYEAPVYVAWAGRNRSPLIRVPASRGLSTRVELRAVDPTANPYLALAVLLAAGLDGVEHKLEAPEAIESNIYVMTEEERKAHGITDLPSTLHNAVKALREDTIVTEALGEHVLVNFVEAKRIEWASYAQFVSQWEIDNYLELY, encoded by the coding sequence ATGACAATCACAGCAGCAGACATTCGTCGCGACGTCAAAGAAAAGGATATTAAATTCTTGCGTTTGATGTTTACAGACATTCTTGGAACACTTAAAAACGTTGAAGTTCCAGCTACAGATGAACAATTGGACAAATTGTTTGAAAACAAAATGATGTTTGACGGTTCATCAATCGAAGGATTCGTTCGTATCAATGAATCAGACATGTATCTTTATCCAGACCTTGACACTTGGATTGTTTTTCCTTGGGGAGATGAGTATGGTAAAGTGGCAGGTGTAATTTGTGATGTTTACACTCCAGAAGGTGAACCTTTCGCTGGAGACCCACGCGGTGTCTTGAAACGTAACCTTAAATCAATGGAAAAATTGGGCTTCAAGAGCTTTAACCTTGGACCTGAACCAGAGTTCTTCCTTTTCAAACTTAATGAAAATGATGAACCAACACTTGAAGTGAATGATAAAGGTGGTTATTTTGACCTTGCACCAACTGACCTCGCTGGAAACACAAGACGTGAAATCGTAAATGTATTGACAGACCTTGGTTTTGAAGTTGAAGCTTCTCACCACGAAGTAGCAATCGGTCAACACGAAATTGACTTTAAATATGCCAATGCTTTGAAAGCTTGTGATAATATTCAAATCTTTAAGCTTGTTGTTAAAACAATTGCGCGTAAACATGGTTTACATGCAACGTTTATGGCAAAACCAGTTCACGGAATCAACGGTTCTGGGATGCATTGTAACATGTCTTTATTTACAGAAGATGGTGCCAATGCCTTTGCTGATCCAACAGGAGATATGGGACTTTCAGATGTTGCACATAGCTTTATTGCTGGACTTTTGAAACATGCTTATAACTTTACAGCAATTACAAACCCAACTGTTAACTCATATAAACGTTTGGTTCCTGGTTATGAAGCACCCGTTTATGTCGCTTGGGCTGGACGTAACAGATCACCTTTGATTCGCGTACCTGCTTCACGTGGTTTGTCAACTCGTGTTGAACTTCGTGCGGTTGACCCAACAGCAAATCCATATCTTGCATTGGCTGTTCTATTGGCAGCTGGTCTTGACGGTGTTGAACATAAATTGGAAGCGCCAGAAGCAATCGAATCAAATATTTACGTAATGACAGAAGAAGAACGTAAAGCACATGGTATTACAGATTTGCCATCTACTTTGCACAATGCCGTTAAAGCATTGCGTGAAGATACAATTGTGACTGAAGCGCTTGGAGAACATGTTTTGGTTAACTTTGTTGAAGCAAAACGCATTGAATGGGCAAGCTATGCACAATTCGTATCGCAATGGGAAATTGATAACTATTTAGAACTTTATTAA
- a CDS encoding phosphotransferase, translating to MSEIVKKFIADRFGEKEGISVNPGNIGDVREFAQELGSFLYQLHRLPTTDAKSPSFENAFAGSDLIFFEAEMIELLKVYQKVVPADLLQEKFDFAAKTKWSKKPVWVLGQLLTQNLKVTDGKLVNVKITDKAVIGDPAFDLAIAWTIFDEKARKIFFAATEADEATINRARMFALRQALRNYQSQDIDELIQSRDASTEILKDLNYSLGQDFY from the coding sequence ATGAGTGAAATAGTAAAAAAATTTATTGCTGACCGTTTTGGGGAAAAAGAAGGAATATCTGTAAATCCAGGTAATATTGGAGATGTTCGTGAATTTGCGCAAGAATTAGGAAGTTTTCTCTATCAATTACATCGGCTACCAACAACAGATGCAAAGTCACCTAGTTTTGAAAATGCTTTTGCTGGCTCTGATTTGATTTTCTTTGAAGCTGAGATGATAGAACTTTTGAAAGTCTATCAAAAAGTTGTTCCTGCTGACCTTTTGCAAGAAAAATTTGATTTTGCAGCAAAAACAAAATGGTCCAAGAAACCTGTTTGGGTTTTGGGACAATTGCTTACGCAAAATTTAAAAGTTACTGACGGAAAGTTAGTTAACGTCAAAATTACTGACAAAGCTGTTATTGGTGATCCAGCTTTTGATTTAGCAATTGCTTGGACGATTTTTGATGAAAAAGCACGTAAAATATTTTTTGCGGCAACCGAAGCAGATGAGGCAACGATTAATCGAGCAAGAATGTTCGCCCTCAGACAGGCCCTCAGAAATTATCAATCACAAGATATTGATGAATTGATTCAATCACGTGATGCTTCAACTGAAATTTTAAAAGACTTAAACTATAGTCTTGGGCAAGATTTCTATTGA
- a CDS encoding chorismate mutase has product MNKLEELRNNIDHVDQEIVQLLEKRMTIVQEISQEKQAQKITILDNSREQAVLDLARQNIKNSAYQETIINTFKDIMKNSRLYQRENREQ; this is encoded by the coding sequence ATGAATAAACTAGAAGAACTTCGGAACAACATTGACCACGTGGACCAAGAAATCGTTCAGCTTCTTGAGAAACGTATGACAATTGTTCAAGAAATTAGCCAAGAAAAACAAGCACAAAAAATTACTATTTTAGATAACTCTCGCGAACAAGCCGTATTAGATTTGGCTCGCCAAAATATTAAAAATTCTGCTTATCAAGAAACAATCATTAATACTTTTAAAGATATTATGAAAAATTCTCGCCTTTATCAAAGAGAAAACCGTGAACAATAA
- a CDS encoding GAF domain-containing protein: MNKEEKIEGYELLNLQLKALLSEQNYTLSNLANASSLLWSFLPEQVYTGFYLYNGEKLILGPFQGSVSCVEIIMGKGVCGESAQNRQTIIVENVKKHKNYISCDGRAMSEIVVPMVKDGKLVGVLDLDSSEIGFYDEIDQKYLEEFANILCEMTDFKFFEVG, from the coding sequence ATGAATAAAGAAGAAAAAATCGAAGGTTATGAGTTGCTTAATTTGCAACTAAAAGCGCTTCTTAGTGAACAAAATTATACACTTTCAAACTTAGCCAATGCAAGTAGTTTACTTTGGAGCTTTTTGCCTGAGCAAGTTTATACAGGTTTCTACCTCTACAATGGTGAAAAATTAATTTTAGGGCCATTTCAAGGGTCTGTGTCTTGCGTTGAAATTATAATGGGCAAAGGGGTTTGTGGGGAATCAGCTCAAAATCGCCAAACCATTATTGTTGAAAATGTAAAGAAACACAAAAATTATATTTCTTGTGACGGTCGAGCAATGTCTGAAATTGTTGTTCCGATGGTTAAAGACGGTAAATTAGTTGGGGTTCTTGACTTAGATAGTTCAGAAATTGGTTTTTACGATGAAATCGACCAAAAATATCTTGAAGAATTTGCTAACATTTTATGTGAAATGACTGATTTTAAATTTTTTGAAGTAGGTTAA
- a CDS encoding XRE/MutR family transcriptional regulator, which produces MVNQYYGLKLQELCEAKEITKNEIIKKTGIPKSSLSRFFSGEGYLNLDQIDALLEFLHLELSEYDYYLNNFKHSFYEELFSKIDQAATNNNIEELKDIAWQCEQIGEHLIALCAKARLEKLPENEVVELSSFIFGIEIFSFYELLILSDTIEQFSSEMIKAIIQDLSHHHQRLANRTRYRKIICQIACRGAVTCIQEGKEKEAQECLALVKAYCHEKDAYSRLIYRFTKGYYCIFYGQGEERLLGIDSMKKVIEIFDWEGSINLAKTYQKLYDKYVKNYNFPQWLSDILGKDSI; this is translated from the coding sequence ATGGTTAATCAATACTATGGTTTAAAACTTCAAGAACTCTGTGAAGCTAAAGAAATCACGAAAAATGAAATTATCAAAAAAACAGGAATTCCTAAAAGTAGTCTCTCTCGTTTTTTTAGTGGAGAAGGTTATTTAAATCTTGATCAAATTGATGCTTTGCTTGAATTTCTTCACTTGGAACTTTCTGAATATGATTATTATCTCAATAATTTTAAACATAGTTTTTACGAAGAATTATTTAGTAAAATCGACCAAGCGGCAACGAATAATAATATTGAAGAACTAAAAGACATTGCCTGGCAATGTGAGCAAATTGGCGAACATTTGATTGCTCTTTGTGCCAAAGCACGCTTAGAAAAGTTGCCAGAAAACGAAGTGGTTGAGTTAAGTTCTTTTATTTTTGGAATTGAAATATTTAGTTTTTATGAACTTCTCATTTTGTCAGATACCATTGAGCAATTTTCGTCAGAAATGATAAAAGCAATTATTCAAGATTTGAGCCATCATCATCAAAGGTTAGCCAATCGTACACGTTATCGCAAAATTATTTGTCAAATCGCCTGTCGCGGAGCAGTGACTTGTATCCAAGAAGGGAAAGAAAAGGAAGCGCAAGAATGTCTGGCTCTGGTCAAAGCATATTGTCATGAAAAAGACGCATATTCTAGATTGATTTATCGCTTTACTAAAGGTTATTATTGTATTTTTTATGGTCAAGGCGAAGAACGACTTCTGGGAATTGATAGCATGAAAAAGGTCATCGAAATTTTTGATTGGGAAGGAAGTATAAATTTAGCAAAAACCTACCAAAAACTCTATGATAAATATGTGAAAAACTATAATTTTCCTCAATGGTTAAGTGATATTCTAGGAAAAGATTCAATTTGA
- the ruvB gene encoding Holliday junction branch migration DNA helicase RuvB, translating into MNDILNKEPMEEDYGIEKSLRPQFFNQYIGQDKVKEQLEIFIKAAKMREEVLDHVLLFGPPGLGKTTMAFVIANELGVNIKQTAGPAIEKPGDLVAILNELEPGDVLFIDEIHRMPMQVEEVLYSAMEDFYIDIMLGSGDGSRSVHLDLPPFTLVGATTRAGMLSNPLRARFGISSHMEYYQERDLEEIVKRTADIFEVEVIDNAALEIALRSRGTPRIANRLLKRVRDFAQIMGDGRVDKAITDKALSILDVDAAGLDYIDQKILRTMIEMYHGGPVGIGTLAVNIAEDRETVEDMYEPYLIQKGFLMRTKQGRKVTQRAYEHLGYVYNEED; encoded by the coding sequence ATGAACGATATATTAAACAAAGAGCCAATGGAAGAAGATTACGGTATTGAAAAATCTCTACGTCCGCAATTTTTTAATCAATATATTGGTCAAGATAAAGTCAAAGAACAATTAGAAATCTTTATTAAAGCAGCAAAAATGCGTGAAGAAGTTTTGGACCACGTGTTACTTTTTGGCCCTCCGGGACTTGGTAAGACAACAATGGCATTTGTCATTGCCAATGAGTTGGGGGTTAATATTAAACAAACAGCGGGTCCTGCCATTGAAAAGCCAGGAGATTTAGTTGCGATTTTGAATGAATTGGAACCTGGCGATGTGCTATTTATTGATGAAATTCATCGGATGCCAATGCAAGTTGAAGAAGTTCTTTATAGCGCTATGGAAGATTTCTACATTGATATTATGCTTGGTTCTGGTGATGGTTCACGCTCGGTTCATTTAGATTTGCCGCCATTTACTCTAGTTGGGGCAACAACAAGAGCTGGAATGCTTTCGAATCCATTGCGTGCCCGTTTTGGAATTTCAAGTCATATGGAGTATTATCAAGAGCGTGATTTGGAAGAAATTGTTAAAAGAACAGCTGATATTTTTGAAGTCGAAGTTATTGATAATGCCGCTTTAGAGATTGCTTTACGTAGTCGAGGGACTCCGCGGATTGCCAATCGTTTACTTAAACGAGTGCGTGATTTTGCTCAAATAATGGGGGATGGCCGAGTGGATAAAGCAATTACCGATAAGGCCTTGTCTATTCTTGATGTTGATGCCGCTGGTTTGGACTATATTGACCAAAAAATTCTCCGCACAATGATTGAAATGTACCACGGTGGTCCTGTTGGGATTGGAACTTTGGCGGTAAACATTGCCGAAGACCGTGAAACGGTCGAGGATATGTATGAACCTTATTTGATTCAAAAAGGATTTTTGATGAGAACTAAACAGGGACGTAAGGTGACCCAAAGAGCCTATGAACACCTAGGTTATGTTTACAATGAAGAAGATTGA
- a CDS encoding MerR family transcriptional regulator, with protein MKERELRRSMAVLPIGTVMKLTDLSARQIRYYEEQELIFPERSDGNRRMYSLNDIDALFDIADLLQEGNNIADIKEIYAKRDAKKAQTLSIGEVHHALEREFAQQGRFGTPDPTHFTQPRM; from the coding sequence GTGAAAGAACGTGAATTAAGACGCTCTATGGCGGTACTTCCAATAGGAACTGTCATGAAACTCACTGACCTAAGCGCAAGGCAGATTCGTTATTACGAAGAGCAAGAGCTTATTTTCCCGGAGCGAAGTGACGGTAATCGTCGCATGTATTCGCTCAATGACATAGATGCTCTATTTGATATTGCTGACTTATTGCAAGAAGGTAATAATATTGCAGATATCAAAGAAATTTATGCCAAAAGGGATGCTAAGAAGGCTCAAACTTTATCTATCGGAGAAGTCCACCATGCACTTGAACGCGAATTTGCCCAACAAGGTAGATTCGGAACTCCTGATCCCACTCATTTTACCCAACCGCGGATGTAA